TTTCtatctttaaataataattttcttgaggaaaattaaaaactcattttgaccccatacaaaaagctccactacGTGACATTTTTGAGGACAAAAAACAaggcaattaaaataattttgacccttTTGCAAAGAGtagtagagtctgtgcggaaagagaagagccgtggaatgtatggggcccaatacattccacgactcttctctttccgaacagactgtataatattattatagtcatCGTATAGCCTCCAGTATACTGACGGAAGTCACAAAATGCGGAATCCAGAAATCTATATTTCCGTGATACTGATAAATATTATGATCCGTCAATATACTAGACGATCTAACACGATATttgataaatatgtatcagTAAATTAAATGACAGTATTTATTGTACCGTTGTACGTACGTCTAGTCTTCTAGCCTAGCCTTAGATATCtgaaggccagtccagacgggataATAAAATTGACCGATTTGATCAGGAAAcaaattggcgtcaatctcaTCAAACGTCCACACGTACACcatttaatcaccaattttagatttgtGGTGAGTATCGAGCGCTCGAAAAAAAGCCCCTAAACGCGCATACTAGTGTCGAAAATTGGCATTCTTGGGTCCGCATCTCCATTTGATAGTTCAAAATCTTGAAATTGAATCAAGTGAGATGCGCGAACCAATTTCATTTCTCGTCCACATCACCTTATTTGATCTagcaatttaatcagattggacGATAATTGTCCATTTCCATTCCATGTCCATGTCCATTTGGCTGGCCTTAACCACAGAAACAATGGCCTTAAAttcccctccagactatgcgcgtgaatcgcggcgcgacttcgcggagcgaacataccgcgacgttgacgtagacgtggttcgcggcaagatggcgccgaacgCCGAAGCGTcagattcaaactgggaactgttaaattgatttttggttgatcaagtttgCACCCAGTAAGTGTGacacgtgttgcctccctgttacgcttacgtacgaatttacaagtgcgacagagaggcaacacgtcaaacgtggttcgcggtaggccctctgacttgtgagcgaatcgcggcgcgaagcgatcgcaagtatggagtcttgcaagttcgcgcttcgcgtctcctttgacgggGGCCAATACCGACAAAAGCGGGGAataaggcgtgaacaatctgcgaaatcgacgcgagggccctccacactcgcgttcgcggcttcgcgcctcgattcgcgcacgactGTGGAGGGCCCTTAACAGTGGATAATGATGATTGTCAGCCGCAAGTTAATTCATACAATATGACACAGCAGCTTGTCGGGCCGAACATTATACGGTTGTGCATTAATTGGTTTCATTTTGACAATGCCATTATTGCCATCATATTCTGACAATGACATAAGCTCGTCCACTCGTCTTTTAATGGTAATGTGATAAGATAATATCTTATCCGCAAAAATAAAGTGAAGTGAATTTGGAATTGCAAATTGTAGCTTTTGTGGTTTGGAGCATAATATACGCTTATTTATCCATCGCTCTAAGAAACGACATTGATAAACACGACCCGGAAGTCTTGAATATTCTAAATAAGCAATTTGCTCACGTATTTTCGACGATTCTATAGATACGTGACAGACTCGTACGAGTTTCAAACGTGCATCATCATGGTTTGTGTGCCTTGCTTCATTATCCCCGTGCTGCTGTTCATCTGGCACAGATTTATCCAGCCATACGTGCTTCGTTTCTGGAATCCTTGGGCAGTCAAGGACGCGGACGGAAACGTAGTGAAGACGGAAGCCCCCTTCAGTTGTGAAGGAGGAGTTTGTATGTTTGGAAAGAAGAAGTTGGAGAACAAAGCAGATGATACGGCCGGTAAGGGCTGCGAAGCGTCCAAAGACGACAAAGAAAAGTGCAATGAGCGACTAAAAGCTGaatagtttgttttataaattatgtgTTGTTAGAGCAAGTGCATTTACCTTGTACATTTTgtataacttgtatttttttctcttttttaatactttcacTTGTAGTAATTCAATATACTTTTTAGGAAGAGtgtaaaaaatctaattaagttattatttgTTGTGTATTGGACATGCCAACTacataaattttattgtatgttgagtattaaataaattgatttaatttatgACCACTGCATATTGCTGCAGAAAGCATTCCTGTATATTTTGTTGtcaattacattaaattttacTAGCAACTAGTCTCAATAGGATAATTTTGTGGTTGCTTTGGTTTTTCTTGAACAGTTATACAGAGTTTTGAACAGAACAGAGGTgctcaaaaaaattttaaacatgCACTCTAATtgcttgacaatagaggcgtgttcagatatatgTGAGCGCCTTAGCCATTCCCATATATTTGATGGCAACTGTagtaatcaaaatatattacttataataataaaatactttattgtgcactacaaagaaatatacttatattagtttttctttattccataGACAATCAATAAAGTTGAGCTGTCAAAAAGAGTAATCTCCTGTAGCATAAGTAGCAATATCAAGTGCTTTTGAAAGGAAAGGTGGGATTGTGTCAATTTCTTGTGAACCAATACACCAAATGGCTGCCTAGACCATGGgatttgtgttgttgttgtttagcAACAGTGCTCATTTAAATGACAGGTTAAAAAAACGAGTACTTAGCAGAGGCAGCAGTAAGTTTGAGTAGTCAAGCTTTCACTTAAGCAAAGTTTGGACTAGCAATAACtttcatgcaattttcattacataGTATCAAATCATATCTAATCAAACTTTTGAAAGCAGTTTACTTTAGTAGTCGgcaatgtaatgtaaattgcatgcaagttcttgctagtctacaCTTTGCTTAAAACATATTTGTAGTcttatttttgataaatatatGATCTTGCACAAGCCTACTATGTCTCAATAGTTCATTCCATTTCATATAGAATGTATATTAATTTGACAGTGTAatgtttatgattttttttggtatttgttAACTTCTGGGatgcattaattaattaataatataataactattGTGAAATGAAACAAAGGTACTGGAATTCCGAAATTTTATTCCTGCCATCCTATTGCCACAATCTGATTAAGTAATGACAAATAATTGCTTGTGTTATGCTACTGAAGTTAATCACATAAGAcagataaaatataacaatcaaaaaattttacaatttatcAACTTACAAATGAGAcctttaattattaaaactgCCAAATGaatgtaaggtagaagtactagtgctcgacgctgcactagtcaccgacataggcactttatttcatggaaatataggttaaatttgaacaacaaagatttttctgtattcaaacttaatccttgtcactttgacataaagtgctaGTGCAGcatcgagcactagtacttttaccttaGATCTACTGATAGaaactattttattacaattcagtgtataaaatatcatattgaATTATAAGTCAATGAAATACTCATAATTATGTCCAGCAGTTCTTACAATCTAACTTATACAAGCTTACATTCTAACGCAAATATGAAGTTTCTACAGTGTGTTTAGGAACAGTTGTTTCAAATTGTGCATTTTGTGCAATAACATTGCAGATACTTCATACAAGCACCTTAAACACGAGCAAACAGTGGTCTGATAAAGCAAGGTAGTTTCATCCTAAACCAGtcaatagaaggaaaaatataataagaaaaaaccTTGCAGTATCAAACCATGATCAAACAATCCTCTCATTCATGGCAACATTCAACAACCTCGGCGGTATCCGAAACAAACAAGCGTCCGTGACACTGGCGACACAGCTTCCTTACACTTATTTAACATTCTTCAGTTCCACTTCAAAGACTAGGGTGGAATTAGGCGGAATGACTGGAGGGGAGCCTTTAGCACCGTACCTGTGAAcagattaatataattttaaacgtaATTTATAAATAGAACAGATTAGTATTATACATAGATTTGATCAAATCActggcagtgttggccgaacgttaattgcaattgacaatTAAGCGTAACCGttaccgtaacggacggttacagtttaagGATCAATTTTTAATGGTTATGGTGAATATGGAATATGGACTATGGcctaattgcattaacgtttcggccaatcCTGCTcaatgggtggtattccacccgTCCAATTTCTTGAACCAATGTGTATTTGGGTATCTCATTGTAAACTCAAGTTTACTCTTAAATTTATGTGTTAGGAAAATGGTGATAACAAATTACTTCTTGAAGTCAGAGTATTTAAATGCGTTGGGATTGGactataaaaacaaatgaaagaGCAAATGAATGACTGAATTTACTTGGTTTTGGAATTAAAAATTTTACGAGTACAGAGCAAATTTCACGACAAAAATAATTTGCAGCAAGCGATTGGCAATCCGCGTCCCTACACATCATCGGCATAGTACATAAATGTTTCTAAAGCCAACTTCAAAGGAGCAACTTACGTTATGGCCGATATGTACTTGGTATAAGGTATGCGGAGTGAAATCTGCACAAAGTTTGGAACAtgtaaaaagtgaaaaaataaaacaaactgaaATTATATCTAACTGCGAATTTGAAGTCTATATGTATGTCAATTAATCCGGTAACTTTCATGAGCATTGCATTCTTTCTCTTGAAATTATGGTCAATTTAGAAGAACACCGTCGCGAAACTGTATGTAATTTCTCCAGTACTATTTCCCTGTGGCCGTAAGCGAAGATAGTGGAACATTTTGTGGAAACGGGTTAGAGCTGAAggtctgtttttattatttttgcgtcCTTTTTCTTTACGAAAACTACCGCTAGAAAGTTTAGTTTAGGCAGGGGGGTATCACTACGCAGTTTAGGTATATTTGGCCGGCGCGCCTCCCGGGCAGGCGTATAGCAGCGGGCTGCCGCTCGGCTCGCACGATCACGATAGTCGTGTCACGTGGCGCTCgcgcaaatttaaaaatacacaatgGATTTGAAACCTAAATCTCGATCTAATCCGTATAAAAGATATTGTTCTGTTTACTGATGTCTGAATAAACGGAAGAACAAGGAAgcagatataattttttttttaattctgcacgatattgaaagttaagtcattttgatgaatttaaactttaaaccatAACAAAAATACTCATTAATGAAATTCGATAACATTTTGATTAGTTTTGTTTGCATAAAACTAAAGCGCTTTagaccaaattaaaatgaattatgcattcctaagcttagactaggtaaatacctacttcTAAGAATTTTTCAATAGCCTGGGGGGTAAGGTCTATTAAGCACCTACTAAATTATTCCTTATGAATAACTTATAGGTACACACATATCAACAAGAAGGTACCTATAATTACGTCGTCAAGTAGGTTGATGATTGATATAGTGACCTTTTCGCGAATCGTACTTTCTTTTCAACAATTCCGACATTcacacaacaaaacatatttttcaccacacccgcTCGTACAGGCTGATTTTACCCTATAAAAACAGTGAGtaaagtttcattttatcctCTAGAGAGTTAACGTAACTAGATTTTGATTTGTTGTTCACGCGTTAATTATCTTGTTGGATAGACTAATAATACTTAAacgattattttgaataataaatgttacatataattaatatttattacatgcaataaaaattgttgcaattaaaacaaatggTAGTTTCCTCGCATAGGTGTGGTTaagtagttatttattatacaagggggcaaagttgttgtttaacttcttGTTATTATATTCAGACCCGAGGcagcgaaagatttcaaaattgatccacgagcgtagcgagtggttcaaatagtggaattttgagcgtgTGAGGGCCTCGAAGCACGAGAGGTTGAACAAATTTTGCCGCCGAGTGCCTTCTCAGGAAATAAATGAGTACGTTCAAAAATTAGGGATTGCATTTATCGGAAATCCTCGAAGTGAAATATTTCAATTACTGCAAGAGAattatttacgtaggtaattTCTTCTGTAGTTCCCGGAGTCCTTACttagtaaaagttaaaatagacatccttaatttattgaatattggtTGCCCAGAAACAATATTAGGAACTGACCGACATATATTTCCGTGAGATGAGAATCAGACATACTATCTCCGGATAAAATTTTTATGTTTACAGAATCAACATTTGTAAttcctacataattatttaccttaaaaataattagtaggtataggtacaaaaaCTTGTCAAGTGACAACCCTGTACCGGCACTCACAGCTGGGTCATAAAACTGCGGCGCGCAAAGAAGATTCACGGTTCGTGCGCGGTTATAAGTTTCAATTTTGCTTGCAGGCGGCGagtataggtataattttatacctaaatcTGACTTTTGTGAAGGAGTGaactttctgtacggtagtactattagttattctgtggtTTAGGGAAACATTCCAGCATTAGGTAGTTTTCTGGGAGAgatcaataaaaaaaaggaagGCCCAAGTCACAAAATCTTACAGAGAGGTCACGAGAACATGCAAATGTTGAagtaaaactgtttaaaaatatcttaaaaaagAAATGCTCTGAAAATGCGGATACGTCATTtggtcaaaaatgtaaaaaaacagcTGTTTTTGCATTATGGGATTTATGGGGGGCTAATCgtcacttaaaataaaaattcatggCAAGGTAACTATTATTTTGAGAACACCAATGGTTCAACGGTCGAGAATGTGAAATATGTCGAGCATACGAAGTTTCCTAAAAAAGTTTTCCTAAGGAAGATAAAATTGTAGCTAAAAAAAATTCCATCATTTGTGTTTTTGACACAGATGGCTTTAAAGTACCATAACTGCCGTTAAAAATCTCGCGCATTGGAGTAACTTTATCTTACATTTAACATTGTTAAAtacgttataaaaaaacataaatatttatttaacaaaaaaccatgttgtttttatttaatacgacaTTGAATTTTGTACATATTTCACTCCGCATACATCAGTTGGTATGAAGGTCTTTAAacaataacccccttattcataatcgTGTACTAACGTTACggtgccgctaataatcgtttgtcccttttcgtcataccaatacgtcggcaCACTTAATGAATAAGGGAGTAAATAAAGTAAGTCTTACGCCATGTTGGGCGGGCAGGTGATGCGCCGCTTGCCGCCGACGCGCATGCCGCTGACGCCGACGTCCCAGCCCGAGATCACCTCCTTGGCGCCCAGCCGGAACTTGAACCCGGGGCCCTTCAGGCAGTTGTCGAACATCTTGTTGTTGGACTTCAGGCGCCCTTCATAGTATACCTGcggagtattttttttaaatactgggTAGCTAATATTGGGACAGTAACTAAAACATAGTTTACACCTTAACATAATACATGTTAGCTTTATACGGCCAACCAATCCATAGCTGAccataattactttttatcaaTCACCTCTGTTAAATACACCTACTCTAAGATATTACTAACATAAATTTTAAGCGCACTGttttgacaacatttcaaaattttcaatatcccTAAATCGAAAACCATTTCGAGAGGGGCTCCtgtagattacaaaaaaattaattttatatattttttacgaatttttgtattcaaaatctctaaaaatagttaaaacggaAATTGACGTCACCCAGCTCCTTCAGTTCTGccactacaagcaaaaaaataacttccgattgggttgacattgtcattgaaaacgggatgaaaaccaaagagcatataatcactacgttttaatgAAAACCATCGTTTGACTTGAGTTTTGACGTTTGTGACACTtgttaatttgtgattttatttttaacgtttgaggttatgtcactcgcactgttgtctatgctcaaacgtaaattaattcaacgttttttccagtgtatgaaacagatccgtgacgtcacgattctCACAAATGACGTTTGTTATATACGCCCTTTTGTTtcaagtaacaatataaatagattttatgaccaaaatataggacttgcgcaaaataaaaaaaatacgggtaCCTTAAATTAGTGCGTTCTTTCGATGTAGACAATAAAAAGTagcacttaaaaatatgaaatgttgtcaattgtgTTGGCTAAGCAGTCTAAGCacccagggtgcctagccaagatgccaatcgtttgcgcatattagtgcgttAGAAAGAAATTAGtgttatttatcatttattttatttatttatttatagaattgCCATTCGTTCTGATGacccaactcctgactccatcatgagaccctggacctgatacTACCAAAATCTGATAGGGACGATTTTTAATCCCATGTAAATGtgtaaatgatattaaatttatttgccAGATCTTTCTTAAATATTGCTAGTTTTCCTGTAATCACACCAATATAGCTATAGTCTAGCAGTGGCATGTAAACAATCTGATAAAAGATTGTGTAATTAATGGCAACTAACCATAACATTTTTGCCTGGTTTGGCAACTGGTCCGTTTCCGACTTTCAAGTCTTCAATGGCCACTCCTCCGCTGATGGTCTTCTTTTCCTTCTTTTCAACTTGTCCGTTCTGTTGGACTTCCTTTTTCGCCTCTGGCTTCTTTTCTTTTTGCTTTTGCTCGCCTTTGGCATCtttctgtaatttaattattagtcAGAATTATTCAGTTTCATTTtccaagtaaaaataaatatatcaaaatcaGTTAACACAAAAGTTGCAACTTTAACATAAGAAATTGCTGTAATTAATGtgaatataaatgaaaaatttgCTTTGTAAGCTTAGTCTTATTCTATACTAAAACattaatgtaaaaatgtaaatgttttttgGTGTGTGGAATGttcgattttataattttatttttttattttcatctaACATCTAACatccaaaagaaagggatgagtataattttcttggctcttactgactgacaagttgtgtttgccagactaaGCTAAGATACATCGACAATTGCCGATCGAATAGGAAAAATGTATATGTAATGGATTATAGATGACgtgaaaatttccatacattatttcatttttgattggcgttttctatcaacaattGTCACTTGTCTAGGCCTGGTGTCTCAAAATCTGTTCAATAACAATACCAACCTTAGGCTTGTCAATGCCATTGACCTGCGGCTCCTTGCCCTTCTGCAGCCTCTTGTTCAGGCGCCTCCTAGCCGACTTGCCCAGCTGGGAAGTGTCGACCTTGGCCTCCTCCTTGCTGGTATCGAGGGTGGTCTTGGCCTCTAAAGACTCGTCTTTAATAACAATACCTTAGGCTTGTCGACGCCGTTGACCTGCGGCTCCTTGCCTTCCTTCTGTAGTTTCTTCTTCAGGCGCCTCCTAGCAGACTTGCTCAGCTTGGAGATGTCAACCTTGGCCTCCTCCTCCTTGCTAGTGTCGAGGGTGGTCTCGGCCTCCTCTGAAGActcgtcttcttcttcttcctcgcctTCCTCTTCTTCTGCTTCCTCCTCGTCATCGGACTCCTCTTCATCACTGTGAAACAGTTACATTTAGGTCATACATTTTTCACTTCTCATGATAATCATGATCGTAAAGTTGGCTTGAACTTTTTGTAATATTCAAGCTGCTAAAATGTCTGCTAATGTGTCAACTTGATATTTCCAGTAAAATTTGAACCATTTAACGGTTCTCAAGTATTTTAGCGGCCGGCATAACATATACAACAttcaatgatattttttttatttttttatttgatacactagcagctcttggagctgatgcgtgtatatcgcagcacttgtgtttatttagcattttttaatgttctaaaatgtgtatctagtctatttttgaaagagttctCCGATGGTGCACTAACAGTTTCTGGTAAAGAAttccacacatttactacaTGATTTGGCAAGAAATGTTTCCAATATATGCCTTTTTTCATaacacaatttttgaaattactgtaaattaaaatattaaactttatcTACAAAATAAGTGAACAACTTTTTTACCCATCACTATCCTCAGCCGTGGTGTTTAGCTTGAATGACTCATCATTGTCATCTGTGTCCAGGTCTTCACCATCAAGGATCTTCTGGAGCTGGTCCTCGCTTTCATCATCAGAGTCTGAGCTGTCAGCCTGAGCGGCTTTCTTGTCCTTCTGTTGAGTGAAAAGGAATATTATGTGTCTAGTTATTAACCTCTTGTGATCATGATCCTCACTTATTTATATAAGTTGCTGGCAGGTAATTGAGGAGTTTGAACATAAATTTCGCtaaagtttttgttaaaagaaTTTGACGTTTTATACTAGgttctgttttatttattacataagtatCACATCATATcctcaaaataaataacatcagGTAGGGTTAgaaaaacatagtttattttgcttggCCCAAAAAAACCATATGAGGAAAGTccttccttttttttaataacctattttgtgtcccactgctgggcgaagtcctccccttttttccgccactcatcacggtttggagcatgttcccgccagtcgctgcaaaaagcgtcgaggtcaacCCACcatctctttttagggttccgtagccaaatggcaaaaaacggaacccttatagattcgtcatgtctgtctgtctgtccgattatgtcacagccacttttttcagaaactataagagctgtactgttcaaacttggtagtTTTGAGggtttcccatacttagaactgaaactcaaaaaatattttttcatcaaaaccaTATGTGtggggttatctatggataggtgttcaaaaatgatattgaggtttctaatataattattttctaaactaaatagtttgcacgagagacacttccaaagtggtaaaatgtgcccccccccccccccctttaacttctaaaataagagaatgataaacctaaaaaaaatatatgatgtacattaccatgcaaacttccacaaaaaattggtttgaatgagatctagtaagtagttttttttaatacgtcataaatggtacggaacccttcatgggcgagtccgactcgcacttggccgcttttttgtagCCAATTTGGCACATTTATTTAGCTTTAATAACTTTAAGTATCTCGAACTGTTTATTATCCCTACAAGTGTTAAGCTTGCCTCATAGTTTCTCTTACTAAGCCACTAAAGAAAAATGTCCATACTCCAATATAGGCAAGATCTTTTTTAGAAAAGACTCAGGTGGAAGTGGACCGGCCACATGCTTCGAGACAAGAGAGATAAATGGTCAAAAGACATCACAACATGGTACCCAAGGGATGGGAAAAGTAATGATGGTAGACAAAAAATGAGATGGGAAGATGAGTTCAGGCAGGTAGCTGGAGCCTTGTGGAGAAGAGAGGCACTGGACAAGAGACATGTGGATGAATATGAGAGAGGCCTATGCCAAGAGCAAGCAGACAAAACGTCTGTGGAGAAAGACTATGTAGTAGGACTACGCAGTATGCAGTAAGTAAGACCTTTTTTTAACACAAGTACACCTgatgttaagt
This region of Cydia pomonella isolate Wapato2018A chromosome 17, ilCydPomo1, whole genome shotgun sequence genomic DNA includes:
- the LOC133527206 gene encoding UPF0729 protein AAEL015238; this encodes MVCVPCFIIPVLLFIWHRFIQPYVLRFWNPWAVKDADGNVVKTEAPFSCEGGVCMFGKKKLENKADDTAGKGCEASKDDKEKCNERLKAE
- the LOC133527199 gene encoding 46 kDa FK506-binding nuclear protein-like, producing MFWGLIMEPNKRYTQVVAKPFHISQAAMDISTGDNDPCQVMVVVEGKNFLVCTLQKNKNIQVSLDLYFKSGDAISFLTNGKCNVHLTGYLDPEFEDEEASEGDEEEDEDEAPTLVSAAKRKLENSNEKNAKKQKKDKKAAQADSSDSDDESEDQLQKILDGEDLDTDDNDESFKLNTTAEDSDGDEEESDDEEEAEEEEGEEEEEDESSEEAETTLDTSKEEEAKVDISKLSKSARRRLKKKLQKEGKEPQVNGVDKPKKDAKGEQKQKEKKPEAKKEVQQNGQVEKKEKKTISGGVAIEDLKVGNGPVAKPGKNVMVYYEGRLKSNNKMFDNCLKGPGFKFRLGAKEVISGWDVGVSGMRVGGKRRITCPPNMAYGAKGSPPVIPPNSTLVFEVELKNVK